In Babesia microti strain RI chromosome IV, complete genome, the sequence AAGATAGCGTAGAAACTGAACAAATATCAACAGAAATGGCAGCATTAGAAATTAAAGATCAACAGAATACGGATAGGTCGGACAAATCTGTCAAATCAGttttatgaaaaataaGAAATGAAAAACcgataatatttaatgagtGGAGAAACAGAGAAGTATGATTTAGCAAGTGATTAAAAAAAAACAAAGTCAAAGAGAATAAAATGACAAGCAATGTAAGTGTTTTTGCGAAATCATTATGCagataaattaaattattattttaacaCTAACAACAAGTATATTATAGcgtaaattataaaaataaattccaataattattgacatACTACATCATCCTGCACATGTCACATAATAATAGTGTTTATGTGGTAGCCCATAGGTAGTTTACTTATGAAGTATCTCTAACTCtataaataacaaactGGGAGTTTATATCGGTTTAGAAACgattaaattattgacaatatattaataaatgcGTAGTCACGtataaatcaaaatttctCAGCAtctaaaaaaatacatcTTAAAATGGATTCGTCTGATCACGCTCAACTATTACAATTGATACGCAACTTTGACTTACTAATGGACCTAGTGCCACTGGAGTCATACTTATCAACTACAAAAAAAGATAATCAACAAAACAAAACTGTAAAACCTAGCAAAAACCATCGTTACATTCATCATATGATGTTACCAACTAGCAAACGCATAAAGAACTTTcattaatgaatttataaaagttcaaaaaatttaactCATAAATGACgttgaaaaaattgtaagtAGAATTTTCTGGATCGATTTTTTCCTGCAGATTATTCATTCACCCAATCACCATTACAaccattattattaattactaaTAAAAAGTGTCGATATAAAGATTAAGATAGATTATTCAATAACAAAAGATGGTTCAAACTAGATCTCAACTGGTAAGTTGACATTTATTTCAGAAACGCCAGTTACAGTGTGGAACTGCTAATTATGCTGATGACTCGAAAAACACTACAGATTTAATCGATAAGAAGCTAAATGAAActaaaaataacacaaacTTTGAAAAAAAACATTTGGAACATTCGTCTGAATCTGGTGAATCTTTTGTTTCAGAATCTCGAAATTCTGAAAGTGCATTAGATTATTCGCCGGAAAGTGAATCATCATCAGAAACCGAATTATTACCAGAAACTGAATCAAAATTTACTGAGCATTTGTTTAAGAAACCTGAGTCCCCCAGTTCACTAGAAGCTAGCTCACCTGACACACCATTTGGCCCATACCCACTTGACCTAGAACCTTTAGAATCAGTATTTAAGAAATCAGCAAGACAACCCACATACCCATCAGAATCGGGCTTAAATAACttcaataaaaaattcaatggGAATATATTTCACCGTGACTACGAATCTTCTGAATCTAACAATCAAACAGAATCGGTAAGGTATTGTTCAATCAGAGTCTCTTGCTCAGTGATTCCTCTGACTATAGGAGGCAAAGGGCCAGAAGATTTTATAGGGAATATTAATCACTAGTTGATTAAATAGTAAATAGTTAATCGATTAATTATCATGTGGGAAATTGTAGATTTTGATACATGGGTAATAGTGGATTCTCCAGGGAGATGCGAGTTTGATGACGGAAATTTCAAACATTCGCACCTTCTCTACCACGAAGAATGCTCTCACAAccaaaattgccaatacCAATCTCTTCAATTACTCATGGAGTGGAAATCAAACATCTTATACCCACTGGATCATGACTTTATGAATAGAAATTTCCTATCCAATTTGAAATCATACAACTATTCCAGGATACCAAATCATCGATTATACAAAACAGTCAGCGATACAACTTCAACTGATAGTAACTACGACACGATTGCCAATGGATATGGATTTGGTTGTGATGATTCATCAATTAATTCACCAAAAACTAGCGACGatgaaatcatttacaaatcatgcaataatgattttgttGATGATCATCAAGTGGGGAATGATAAAGTGAATGATGAAAAATGTTTGGAATGTGCGAATGTTTCGGTGAGCGGGAATCAAACTACAACGATGACTGaaattaatgtataataattttttggaaatcaactttaaatattatatgcCAAAATACTTAAGAGATACCTGATTTAAACTCCCAATTACttgtatattgtacatAATTCCACCATCTGAATTAGTGtttgtgattaatttttcttataaatttgtcaaagaAAAGTTTCAACACATATTTACGTATACCATATACATACTATGATGCGGATTATATAGATAGGGTGGTAATGCGATCCTATTCCTCATGACCATACCaaaaatagttataatCCACCAGATAACAATAGTGTATGCTAAATTAACATTCACTAACCCACAACCCGTctaatatatacacaattgCACTCTGGCAGAAATAGgagattaaatatattagtgAATATTAGACATAGGGAGAGTAGATGGAAGAAACGAATGATCAAAGGACAAATTTTGACTAGGAACCCCAAAATATTAGTAGATCTTGTAGGTTTATATAGCTCATTTTCAAAACTATATGGGCAACTACACTTACTCATCCCCTACCATAGAAGAATATAagtaacaaattatcaacattGTGACTCCATGCAATGCCCAGAATCCAGAAATAGCATAAATAGCCATACTTGgacaaataattgtgtCTCTTATTCTAGGGGCAAAATATATCCAGCTGACTATGGTTACAATGCTCCCTATTAGATACAAAAATCCGATCCAAAAGAAATATCCAATAAAACTACTTTACACACCAATTACCTGAATGAAAATATCCCATTTATACACGTTGCGATGGTATTTAAGAAGTGCAGACCCGCTGTATACGAATTGGAAGGGCTAAAAGACACCCTTTCCGAAGTCGTTTCCTTCCTCCCTTCCATTTATCAATCCAATAGGGATATAAAatgcattaaaaattatttctttgcaaattttacTGCGTTTATATGAAAAACAACTCAAATATATCAGTTGCACCTGACTTAATGTGTTGATAGGGATGTCCTTCTTGTGACGTCGTAACTTAGATACATGGAATAGCTTAGgttttttgaaaaatttagttaataaatataatacttAAATAAACACTATCCTAAATACTTAAATAGCTATTAAATTACAGTTTATAtccataaaattataatttgttttcGGAGTGCGGGTGAAACAAATGGAAtgtataaaaaatcaatctCAACGCTAGTTCATTtctttaaaaatttatcaatcaatCTCTTCGTCCCAAAGCTAACATGGGTTAGCTCTCTTTCAttctttaaaaaatcagaaatatttttggcCAACACCTTACCAAGCTCCACACCCATTTgatcaaatgaatttatattccATAAAAACCCCTCGACGGCTGTTCTATGTTCATACAACGATAGTAAAGTGCCCACCGTGTAGGGTGATAAATCTTTCATTAATAATACTTGACAAGGACGATCTCCTGGGCAAACTTTATGTTTAGCAATTTCAGGATCTACTCCATTGGCGACAATTTGGTCATAATCCATTCCTATAGCAAGAGCATCTGGTTGTGCAAAAAAGTTCGCCATCAACTCCATATGATGTTTTTGCAAATTCCCTGCGTGGATGCTGTTGATCACACCAATGAATTCGGAAGCACACCTTCTTCCTTGATGCAAAAGTTGGTAGAAGCTGTGCTGACCATTAGTTCCAGGTTCTCCAAAGAAGAATTCACCAGATTGATAAGGAAGTTTGTTAGCATTGATGTCTACGCCCTTACCATTACTTTCCATAGTCAACTGCTGGACATGGCTGGGGAATTTAGACAAGTTTTGGGAATATGGCAAAATTGCGACGTTAGAGATTCCCAAGATTGATGAATTGTATACACTACATAGACCCATTAGTACTGGTAAGTTTTCCTCGAATGGCGCAGTCTTAAAATGCAGATCCATATCTCTACAACCTGAGTCAGTTGTGTCATTACCctttaaaaattgtaatatgtTGTTGAAACCAAAGTTGATTGCAAGAGGTAATATACCAACAGATGATGTTACTGAATAACGTCCACCCTAAATAACCATGTTCTTACCACCCAATTCCAGAAACCGAAAACACGAGTTTTTGGTATACCAAACTTAGCAGTTAACTCCAAATTGCTGCTTACTGCGGCAAGATGCAGCGCGTAGTCATCAGgattttccaaattattcTTCAACCACTCAACACAAGCATTGGCATTCATCATAGTCTCCACAGTTGTAAAGGTTTTTGagattattattatcatagTGGTTTCAGGATTTAAGTCAGATGTAGCAATGATAAAATCCGCCGGGTCTATGTTTGAAAGGAAGCGGATTTTTCTGCCAAAAGAAGCATTTTTACAATTCATATCACCATAAAGAGCATCTGTTACAAATGAAGTTCCCAAAAATGAACCACCAATTCCAACACATATGAGagaatcaaatatttttccaGAACTCGATTTGTATTCGCCCAAACGAATTTTCTCGGAAAAGGATTCAATACGATCAAGTACCGATTTAATCTGTTCATAGACTCCAGTTCCATCGATCTAATTAagtatatacatattttaatgtgTAATGAGTTAGTTTATTaagaattatattttgtaaaattaattaacaaCAAATGTAAAACGAACAATACTAGTAGATTTCAACAATAAACTATTGAGttatgttaaataaattattcacAATTAATGACacaaaattcaatttatctGACCACCAGCAAACACAAAAATAGACTTAGTTAATTACGTTAAACTTTACATTTTCATACCTGATAATTATCTTCCTTATCGCTCCTCAGAGCCATATGAAGTACCGGTCTTTTCTCCGATCCATTGATTGGGAAACCAGAAAACATATTGGCAATCTTTTTCCCCAACTGATTGAAAGTGAACTAACTTGCATCGAGTCAGCAATTTCCAGCAATAGCTTGTAACATCTTTGATCCAACTTTTGCCTACTCAAATCAAGTGTAAGGACgtctaaatgaaatttatgATACCATTCCATTGTTTAATCAAGAAATTACACCTGGATTCCTCCTTCAATAATACTGATAGATGtggcaatttttttgattcaAGTGAAAGTGTACTAATAGCATTTAAAAAAGGGAATAATGATTGAGAGATCGACGCTAAGTCGTCCGTAGCAGACCCCATGATATGCACTGATTACATCGCATCCTCcactatttgtataatcTTTGATCGGAAATTCACACTTaaacaacaaattatctaacaaaattcaattattattgatataaaaaCACAAAATCCGCACTTTCAGCATGCATCAGTTAATTTGAACGGAGGCTATaccaaaatataatatttaatatgtataaGCGAATTTACCTTCGAAATGAGTAAAAATGAACCATGCATCTCTGTTATGCTATAATTGTAAATCCTTTGGGCCGCCTGTTAATACCCATCACTCAACTAGTCCTTATGAACACGAGCCAGTAGATGGTTACTCTGCTGTTGACAAAGACGATAGTATAGATTCCAATAATACTTCTAAATGGAAACAATTTGGGTTGATGAATGGAAAACCCGAAACATGGGATATTTTTAAACCCCTagaaaatttatccaatgGCGCATTTTTGATGAATGATTTAAAAACAAGATTGGACAATACCGCAAGTCAAATTGGAACTAAATTTTGGGAATTGTCCAGGTTTGTTGCTAGAAAGGTGGAAActaatttggataaaattttcgAAAAGGCTTATACATCTAATGCGCATTTGCTAAAAGAATCCCTAATCCCAGATGATATAATCCTCTGCTCCCAGTGTAACTGTTTATCAAATGTCGACTTAGATCATTTAAGTAATAATTACCTGATAATTCAACACGGAATATTGGATTCACCAACTTCAATGGTAGATATTTCATGTGCCATACTAAGAGAATATCCacatttgaatatatacataCCTCATTGTAACTATGGCAACACTTTAATGGGACTAGACGCTACAAGTTACATACTGGGTCTTGAattgatcaaattgtttgaatcaattcattttaaCTACCAGATTGAAACCAAAACAAGCTCTTCACaaactaaaaatgataagtatttgttatattcgATAAGTGTCAGTACTCTTGGGCATTCATTTGGATCACTAATACTTTTGGGCGcattgaataaattggaGGGAGAAATTCCATTGATTTCATCcggtaaaattaaattggTCAACTTTATCGGTATCGCTTCGCCATTTTTTGGAATCCATGAGAATTCTATGGTATTGAATTCCACGTTCAACATATTTAACACGAATTTGCTGAAGGACTTGGATTTCAGAACTGATGCGTTACTAAACCTATATTCGTGCAATGCAtccaaattattgtttACATTTGACAGGATAATTATGTATGGTAATGCCAAGAATGATACGCTAGTGGGCCCGCGAACATCATTATCCACTCCTATAAACGTATATACAGATGATCAGTTGAAGAATTTGATTACCAAGTGCATAGAATCACCTAATACTTTCATTTACGTGCCATTTAATTACAAGTTTATCAATGAATTTTGTGACAAAATTGCACCAAAACCATTGCTACACCAATTAATATCCCAAACAGAGCCTAATGAA encodes:
- a CDS encoding glucose-6-phosphate isomerase (overlaps_old_locusTagID:BBM_III07145), translating into MGSATDDLASISQSLFPFLNAISTLSLESKKLPHLSVLLKEESRCNFLIKQWNDVLTLDLSRQKLDQRCYKLLLEIADSMQLGKKIANMFSGFPINGSEKRPVLHMALRSDKEDNYQIDGTGVYEQIKSVLDRIESFSEKIRLGEYKSSSGKIFDSLICVGIGGSFLGTSFVTDALYGDMNCKNASFGRKIRFLSNIDPADFIIATSDLNPETTMIIIISKTFTTVETMMNANACVEWLKNNLENPDDYALHLAAVSSNLELTAKFGIPKTRVFGFWNWVGGRYSVTSSVGILPLAINFGFNNILQFLKGCRDMDLHFKTAPFEENLPVLMGLCSVYNSSILGISNVAILPYSQNLSKFPSHVQQLTMESNGKGVDINANKLPYQSGEFFFGEPGTNGQHSFYQLLHQGRRCASEFIGVINSIHAGNLQKHHMELMANFFAQPDALAIGMDYDQIVANGVDPEIAKHKVCPGDRPCQVLLMKDLSPYTVGTLLSLYEHRTAVEGFLWNINSFDQMGVELGKVLAKNISDFLKNERELTHVSFGTKRLIDKFLKK
- a CDS encoding hypothetical protein (overlaps_old_locusTagID:BBM_III07130); amino-acid sequence: MVQTRSQLKRQLQCGTANYADDSKNTTDLIDKKLNETKNNTNFEKKHLEHSSESGESFVSESRNSESALDYSPESESSSETELLPETESKFTEHLFKKPESPSSLEASSPDTPFGPYPLDLEPLESVFKKSARQPTYPSESGLNNFNKKFNGNIFHRDYESSESNNQTESSLLLSDSSDYRRQRARRFYREY
- a CDS encoding hypothetical protein (overlaps_old_locusTagID:BBM_III07150), translating into MNHASLLCYNCKSFGPPVNTHHSTSPYEHEPVDGYSAVDKDDSIDSNNTSKWKQFGLMNGKPETWDIFKPLENLSNGAFLMNDLKTRLDNTASQIGTKFWELSRFVARKVETNLDKIFEKAYTSNAHLLKESLIPDDIILCSQCNCLSNVDLDHLSNNYLIIQHGILDSPTSMVDISCAILREYPHLNIYIPHCNYGNTLMGLDATSYILGLELIKLFESIHFNYQIETKTSSSQTKNDKYLLYSISVSTLGHSFGSLILLGALNKLEGEIPLISSGKIKLVNFIGIASPFFGIHENSMVLNSTFNIFNTNLLKDLDFRTDALLNLYSCNASKLLFTFDRIIMYGNAKNDTLVGPRTSLSTPINVYTDDQLKNLITKCIESPNTFIYVPFNYKFINEFCDKIAPKPLLHQLISQTEPNELNKNSSDSFYEIHSCNEDYNQLVETHNELLTEYLKFLKEVNGTECRSLLGTNNYETNNNCHDSYLELELFEAVEAYTGININEIPIKPSILYQLLIAFFELTTSIDMVPLIEEFKFENMNQLHSYVLMTLFNIKDPCRKVERYMVYIPTITPHRHIICKTSLMVLSDSYISLVRHIRSIKCFDY
- a CDS encoding hypothetical protein (overlaps_old_locusTagID:BBM_III07135) produces the protein MWEIVDFDTWVIVDSPGRCEFDDGNFKHSHLLYHEECSHNQNCQYQSLQLLMEWKSNILYPLDHDFMNRNFLSNLKSYNYSRIPNHRLYKTVSDTTSTDSNYDTIANGYGFGCDDSSINSPKTSDDEIIYKSCNNDFVDDHQVGNDKVNDEKCLECANVSVSGNQTTTMTEINV
- a CDS encoding conserved Plasmodium membrane protein, unknown function (overlaps_old_locusTagID:BBM_III07140), with translation MEGRKETTSERVSFSPSNSYTAGLHFLNTIATCINGIFSFSFIGYFFWIGFLYLIGSIVTIVSWIYFAPRIRDTIICPSMAIYAISGFWALHGVTMLIICYLYSSMVGDDFENELYKPTRSTNILGFLVKICPLIIRFFHLLSLCLIFTNIFNLLFLPECNCVYIRRVVAYTIVIWWIITIFGMVMRNRIALPPYLYNPHHSMYMVYVNMC